A stretch of the Ostrea edulis chromosome 9, xbOstEdul1.1, whole genome shotgun sequence genome encodes the following:
- the LOC125658584 gene encoding uncharacterized protein LOC125658584 isoform X1: protein MKPRNQFLTSASIQILGLIWMMIRSCSCTICPPEVPTEKPEVVSNMGNASNMQGQMAPLTINMCSPRSLTLETFPMEEKFENLVFRGGGVKGLAYCGAIEVLEKYKMIKNVKRFAGASAGAICATFLALGYSSSELKELLGTNFYTLLINFSKWEVHRYPTLIYNLLNYFGFFETSNFLAWLGKAIEEKAGKGKKDLTFRELYDTTGKELCVIITSLNSQLEEYCHPKTTPDLSIRKAVQISMSIPGLFQTQTVDNDGKLDYYVDGGVTCNYPIHCFDGWFLSMSQEHSFFLKLPRIRELKTILQDRFTPTGDNRTLGFIVYSDEESEIFKPVHELPPPNELPGTKLARSRMENRKHYNAGSKILDAIDVFLEVLKRHNANLDRVLTRDELEATCDDETLTDEQYKIIFGSVPRNAKAVLEAFGKTENDSILARDILKFIKRKTGRSVREWYMGYSRREITGVISFGQTFQSLLLTNIGRIFQQDQDIERTVGISTAYITTTDFDLEDKDKDFLVEQGRKSTEYYLQQQFPKKLN, encoded by the exons ATGAAGCCAAGGAACCAATTCCTTACGTCGGCATCGATTCAG ATATTGGGGCTAATATGGATGATGATTAGGTCTtgttcatgtacaatatgtcCACCGGAAGTGCCGACcgaaaaaccggaagttgtctcaAACATGG GGAATGCATCAAACATGCAAGGACAGATGGCACCACTTACTATAAATATGTGTTCACCTCGTTCCTTAACCTTAGAAACATTTCCAATGGAAGAGAAATTCGAAAACCTGGTTTTTAGAGGAGGTGGAGTCAAAGGGCTGGCATATTGTGGGGCTATTGAG GTACTAGAGAAATACAAGATGATTAAAAATGTCAAACGATTTGCTGGAGCTAGTGCTGGCGCCATTTGTGCTACATTTCTAGCACTAGGATACTCTTCCTCTGAGCTAAAGGAACTGCTGGGAACCAATTTCTATACTCTCTTAATAA ATTTTAGTAAATGGGAAGTTCACAGATACCCGACATTAATCTACAATTTGCTGAATTACTTTGGATTTTTTGAAACCAGTAATTTTTTGGCTTGGCTGGGAAAGGCAATCGAGGAGAAAGCGGGAAAAGGAAAGAAGGATTTAACTTTTCGAGAg CTGTACGACACGACTGGAAAAGAACTGTGTGTGATCATCACAAGTCTGAATTCCCAGTTAGAAGAATACTGCCACCCCAAAACAACACCAGATCTTTCCATCAGAAAGGCTGTGCAGATATCTATGTCCATCCCAG GTTTATTTCAAACACAGACGGTAGACAATGATGGGAAATTGGATTACTACGTAGATGGTGGGGTGACCTGCAATTATCCTATACACTGTTTTGATG GCTGGTTTCTCTCAATGTCCCAAGAACATTCGTTTTTTCTCAAGTTACCGAGAATCAGAGAACTAAAGACCATTCTACAAGATAGGTTTACACCAACGGGAGACAACAGGACACTTGGTTTCATTGTG TACAGCGATGAGGAGTCCGAAATATTTAAACCAGTGCATGAGCTCCCACCTCCCAACGAACTCCCGGGAACCAAATTAGCAAG GAGTAGAATggaaaatagaaaacattacAACGCGGGTAGTAAGATTCTGGATGctattgatgtttttctagaG gttttaaaGAGACATAATGCAAATTTGGACAGAGTACTCACCAGAGATGAGCTGGAAGCAACCTGTGATGAC GAAACATTGACAGATGAACAGTACAAAATCATTTTTGGAAGTGTACCTCGAAATGCTAAAGCAGTGTTGGAAGCCTTTGGGAAAACTGAGAACGATTCG ATATTGGCTCGAGATATATTGAAGTTCATAAAAAGAAAGACTGGCCGCAGTGTACGTGAATGGTATATGGGGTACAGTCGGCGAGAAATAACCGGTGTTATATCCTTTGGGCAGACATTTCAGAGTCTACTACTCACAAACATCGGAAGGATCTTCCAACAg GATCAAGATATTGAGAGAACAGTAGGAATAAGTACTGCCTACATCACCACCACAGACTTTGATCTGGAAGACAAAGACAAGGACTTTCTAGTTGAG CAAGGAAGAAAATCAACAGAATATTACCTCCAGCAGCAGTttccaaagaaattgaattAG
- the LOC125658584 gene encoding uncharacterized protein LOC125658584 isoform X3: protein MFVYNTDEAKEPIPYVGIDSGNASNMQGQMAPLTINMCSPRSLTLETFPMEEKFENLVFRGGGVKGLAYCGAIEVLEKYKMIKNVKRFAGASAGAICATFLALGYSSSELKELLGTNFYTLLINFSKWEVHRYPTLIYNLLNYFGFFETSNFLAWLGKAIEEKAGKGKKDLTFRELYDTTGKELCVIITSLNSQLEEYCHPKTTPDLSIRKAVQISMSIPGLFQTQTVDNDGKLDYYVDGGVTCNYPIHCFDGWFLSMSQEHSFFLKLPRIRELKTILQDRFTPTGDNRTLGFIVYSDEESEIFKPVHELPPPNELPGTKLARSRMENRKHYNAGSKILDAIDVFLEVLKRHNANLDRVLTRDELEATCDDETLTDEQYKIIFGSVPRNAKAVLEAFGKTENDSILARDILKFIKRKTGRSVREWYMGYSRREITGVISFGQTFQSLLLTNIGRIFQQDQDIERTVGISTAYITTTDFDLEDKDKDFLVEQGRKSTEYYLQQQFPKKLN from the exons ATAATACAGATGAAGCCAAGGAACCAATTCCTTACGTCGGCATCGATTCAG GGAATGCATCAAACATGCAAGGACAGATGGCACCACTTACTATAAATATGTGTTCACCTCGTTCCTTAACCTTAGAAACATTTCCAATGGAAGAGAAATTCGAAAACCTGGTTTTTAGAGGAGGTGGAGTCAAAGGGCTGGCATATTGTGGGGCTATTGAG GTACTAGAGAAATACAAGATGATTAAAAATGTCAAACGATTTGCTGGAGCTAGTGCTGGCGCCATTTGTGCTACATTTCTAGCACTAGGATACTCTTCCTCTGAGCTAAAGGAACTGCTGGGAACCAATTTCTATACTCTCTTAATAA ATTTTAGTAAATGGGAAGTTCACAGATACCCGACATTAATCTACAATTTGCTGAATTACTTTGGATTTTTTGAAACCAGTAATTTTTTGGCTTGGCTGGGAAAGGCAATCGAGGAGAAAGCGGGAAAAGGAAAGAAGGATTTAACTTTTCGAGAg CTGTACGACACGACTGGAAAAGAACTGTGTGTGATCATCACAAGTCTGAATTCCCAGTTAGAAGAATACTGCCACCCCAAAACAACACCAGATCTTTCCATCAGAAAGGCTGTGCAGATATCTATGTCCATCCCAG GTTTATTTCAAACACAGACGGTAGACAATGATGGGAAATTGGATTACTACGTAGATGGTGGGGTGACCTGCAATTATCCTATACACTGTTTTGATG GCTGGTTTCTCTCAATGTCCCAAGAACATTCGTTTTTTCTCAAGTTACCGAGAATCAGAGAACTAAAGACCATTCTACAAGATAGGTTTACACCAACGGGAGACAACAGGACACTTGGTTTCATTGTG TACAGCGATGAGGAGTCCGAAATATTTAAACCAGTGCATGAGCTCCCACCTCCCAACGAACTCCCGGGAACCAAATTAGCAAG GAGTAGAATggaaaatagaaaacattacAACGCGGGTAGTAAGATTCTGGATGctattgatgtttttctagaG gttttaaaGAGACATAATGCAAATTTGGACAGAGTACTCACCAGAGATGAGCTGGAAGCAACCTGTGATGAC GAAACATTGACAGATGAACAGTACAAAATCATTTTTGGAAGTGTACCTCGAAATGCTAAAGCAGTGTTGGAAGCCTTTGGGAAAACTGAGAACGATTCG ATATTGGCTCGAGATATATTGAAGTTCATAAAAAGAAAGACTGGCCGCAGTGTACGTGAATGGTATATGGGGTACAGTCGGCGAGAAATAACCGGTGTTATATCCTTTGGGCAGACATTTCAGAGTCTACTACTCACAAACATCGGAAGGATCTTCCAACAg GATCAAGATATTGAGAGAACAGTAGGAATAAGTACTGCCTACATCACCACCACAGACTTTGATCTGGAAGACAAAGACAAGGACTTTCTAGTTGAG CAAGGAAGAAAATCAACAGAATATTACCTCCAGCAGCAGTttccaaagaaattgaattAG
- the LOC125658584 gene encoding uncharacterized protein LOC125658584 isoform X2, producing the protein MGNTFSSSSSDNTDEAKEPIPYVGIDSGNASNMQGQMAPLTINMCSPRSLTLETFPMEEKFENLVFRGGGVKGLAYCGAIEVLEKYKMIKNVKRFAGASAGAICATFLALGYSSSELKELLGTNFYTLLINFSKWEVHRYPTLIYNLLNYFGFFETSNFLAWLGKAIEEKAGKGKKDLTFRELYDTTGKELCVIITSLNSQLEEYCHPKTTPDLSIRKAVQISMSIPGLFQTQTVDNDGKLDYYVDGGVTCNYPIHCFDGWFLSMSQEHSFFLKLPRIRELKTILQDRFTPTGDNRTLGFIVYSDEESEIFKPVHELPPPNELPGTKLARSRMENRKHYNAGSKILDAIDVFLEVLKRHNANLDRVLTRDELEATCDDETLTDEQYKIIFGSVPRNAKAVLEAFGKTENDSILARDILKFIKRKTGRSVREWYMGYSRREITGVISFGQTFQSLLLTNIGRIFQQDQDIERTVGISTAYITTTDFDLEDKDKDFLVEQGRKSTEYYLQQQFPKKLN; encoded by the exons ATGGGTAATACATTTTCATCCTCCTCGTCAGATAATACAGATGAAGCCAAGGAACCAATTCCTTACGTCGGCATCGATTCAG GGAATGCATCAAACATGCAAGGACAGATGGCACCACTTACTATAAATATGTGTTCACCTCGTTCCTTAACCTTAGAAACATTTCCAATGGAAGAGAAATTCGAAAACCTGGTTTTTAGAGGAGGTGGAGTCAAAGGGCTGGCATATTGTGGGGCTATTGAG GTACTAGAGAAATACAAGATGATTAAAAATGTCAAACGATTTGCTGGAGCTAGTGCTGGCGCCATTTGTGCTACATTTCTAGCACTAGGATACTCTTCCTCTGAGCTAAAGGAACTGCTGGGAACCAATTTCTATACTCTCTTAATAA ATTTTAGTAAATGGGAAGTTCACAGATACCCGACATTAATCTACAATTTGCTGAATTACTTTGGATTTTTTGAAACCAGTAATTTTTTGGCTTGGCTGGGAAAGGCAATCGAGGAGAAAGCGGGAAAAGGAAAGAAGGATTTAACTTTTCGAGAg CTGTACGACACGACTGGAAAAGAACTGTGTGTGATCATCACAAGTCTGAATTCCCAGTTAGAAGAATACTGCCACCCCAAAACAACACCAGATCTTTCCATCAGAAAGGCTGTGCAGATATCTATGTCCATCCCAG GTTTATTTCAAACACAGACGGTAGACAATGATGGGAAATTGGATTACTACGTAGATGGTGGGGTGACCTGCAATTATCCTATACACTGTTTTGATG GCTGGTTTCTCTCAATGTCCCAAGAACATTCGTTTTTTCTCAAGTTACCGAGAATCAGAGAACTAAAGACCATTCTACAAGATAGGTTTACACCAACGGGAGACAACAGGACACTTGGTTTCATTGTG TACAGCGATGAGGAGTCCGAAATATTTAAACCAGTGCATGAGCTCCCACCTCCCAACGAACTCCCGGGAACCAAATTAGCAAG GAGTAGAATggaaaatagaaaacattacAACGCGGGTAGTAAGATTCTGGATGctattgatgtttttctagaG gttttaaaGAGACATAATGCAAATTTGGACAGAGTACTCACCAGAGATGAGCTGGAAGCAACCTGTGATGAC GAAACATTGACAGATGAACAGTACAAAATCATTTTTGGAAGTGTACCTCGAAATGCTAAAGCAGTGTTGGAAGCCTTTGGGAAAACTGAGAACGATTCG ATATTGGCTCGAGATATATTGAAGTTCATAAAAAGAAAGACTGGCCGCAGTGTACGTGAATGGTATATGGGGTACAGTCGGCGAGAAATAACCGGTGTTATATCCTTTGGGCAGACATTTCAGAGTCTACTACTCACAAACATCGGAAGGATCTTCCAACAg GATCAAGATATTGAGAGAACAGTAGGAATAAGTACTGCCTACATCACCACCACAGACTTTGATCTGGAAGACAAAGACAAGGACTTTCTAGTTGAG CAAGGAAGAAAATCAACAGAATATTACCTCCAGCAGCAGTttccaaagaaattgaattAG